The genomic segment GAGTCGAAAGATCGAACACGGCATCTTTGACCCGCTGCCGCTTCGCCGGGGTGAAATCCAGCTTCAATGTCCCCAGGTTTCCCGGGGTCAGCAGGAAATCCATCTTCCCCTCGCGGTTCTTGATGAGTTGATACTCCTTGTTTCGAATGAACTTGTGGATCTTGATCCACTTGCCATACGCGATCTTCTTCTTGTCCCGGTAGACCACCACGAATTCTGCGCCGGCTTCGGGATCAAAGACTTCACAGTGGATCAGCTTGCCAGTAAAGAAGATTTTGTCGACGGGAGTCATGATGCGATACGTCCCGTCGTTGGCAATTCCGAGCACGAAGTCAAATTCGCTCACGTTCATTCGATACATGTCGCCACGCACCGCCGACCCGAAAAACCCCGTATCTCGATCGTATGCGAGCTTGATGTTCTGTCTTGCGACGGATTTTTTGTCCACCGCTTCGATGCGCGTGATGTGGGTTCGACGCGGATAGTCTGCACCGTACTTCTCGATCAATGCTTCGAGATAGTCGATCACTGTGCGCTTGAGTCGCTTGAGCTTCCCATTGATCTTCTTGATGCTCTTCACGATGTCGTCGATCGACTTGCGGTTTTTGTCGATGTCGTACGCGGAGATTCGACGAATCCGGATCTCCAGCAAACGCTTCACGTCGTCATCGATCATCGGGCGCACGAACAACTCTTTGAACTTCGCCATGCCCTTGTTCACTTCATCCGCGACGGCGTTTTCTGTCTTTGCCTTTTCAATGCGCTTGTAGACTCGATTCTCGACAAAGATCTGTTCGAGCGTCAGCCAATGTTGCCGGTCGGTGAGTTGACCTCGTTCGTACTCGAGTTCGGCTTTGATCTGATCACACAACCGATCGGTCAACGTGGTCAGAACCTCGGTCACGGTCATCTGGACCGGGCGTCGGTCCTTGATGATGATCATGTTCGAAGAGATCGAAACGCTGCAGTCGGTGTACGCGTAGAGTTGAGGAATCAGTTCCTTCGCCTGGGTTCCCCTTGCGACGGTGATATCGATCTCGACCCGATCGGTCGTGAAGTCGTCGATCGAAGCGATCTTGAGCCTTCCCTTCTGGGCCGCACCCTCGATCGAAGCGATGATGCTCTCGGTGGTCGTGCCGTAGGGAATCTCTTCGATCACCACATGCTTCGGATCGCGAACCTTGATGCGCGCGCGCACTTCGACCTTGCCGGCTCCGTCGTCGTACGCGGCCACATCCATCAAACCGCCGTGTAGAAAATCAGGAAACAGCTCGATCCGCTTCCCGTTCAGCAGATCGATCTGGGCCTCCCACAACTCCGGCAGGTTGTGCGGAAGGATCTTGGTCGCCATGCCGACGGCTATGCCCTCGGTCCCCAGCATCAAAGCAACGGGCAGTTTTGCGGGCAGGAATACGGGCTCTTGCCAGCGACCGTCGTAACTCGGGACCATCTCGGTGAGTGGCCTGAAGAACATGGTTTCGAGGGCCAGCGGTGTCAGGCGGCACTCGATGTAGCGAGGCGCTGCCGAGGGATGACCCGTCAGGATGTTGCCGAAGTTCCCCTGCCGCTCG from the Myxococcales bacterium genome contains:
- a CDS encoding DNA topoisomerase IV subunit A, which gives rise to MAQLEDLMHEHFVEYASYFILDRAIPDLRDGLKPVQRRLLHTLFSMEDGRYHKVANAIGETMKLHPHGDASIGDALVVLANKGYFIERQGNFGNILTGHPSAAPRYIECRLTPLALETMFFRPLTEMVPSYDGRWQEPVFLPAKLPVALMLGTEGIAVGMATKILPHNLPELWEAQIDLLNGKRIELFPDFLHGGLMDVAAYDDGAGKVEVRARIKVRDPKHVVIEEIPYGTTTESIIASIEGAAQKGRLKIASIDDFTTDRVEIDITVARGTQAKELIPQLYAYTDCSVSISSNMIIIKDRRPVQMTVTEVLTTLTDRLCDQIKAELEYERGQLTDRQHWLTLEQIFVENRVYKRIEKAKTENAVADEVNKGMAKFKELFVRPMIDDDVKRLLEIRIRRISAYDIDKNRKSIDDIVKSIKKINGKLKRLKRTVIDYLEALIEKYGADYPRRTHITRIEAVDKKSVARQNIKLAYDRDTGFFGSAVRGDMYRMNVSEFDFVLGIANDGTYRIMTPVDKIFFTGKLIHCEVFDPEAGAEFVVVYRDKKKIAYGKWIKIHKFIRNKEYQLIKNREGKMDFLLTPGNLGTLKLDFTPAKRQRVKDAVFDLSTLELTSPSTRGTRLAAKPVSKVKYLPPSSKSKTSSKTKPKVVQTPLKSKTKKKTAAKKSPVDEGSAQGDLF